A region from the Niveispirillum cyanobacteriorum genome encodes:
- a CDS encoding TonB-dependent receptor codes for MDRPRKGLRRRHVFGRTLQGGVSIAALCAIATVLPAQAQQNQNDTPVGGQTPAPVASSVTGNDSAVLVAQAATPAADGSLEEIIVTGFRKSLQSAQEIKQNADSIVDSVTAEDIGALPDRSVTEALQRIPGVSINRFAAGVDPDHFSVEGSGVVVRGLTYVRSEFNGREAFSANNGRALGFADVPSELMGGVDVFKSPTADRIEGGIAGVVNLRTRKPFDSAERMLAASAEMSYGDFVKKTAPTGSILYSDRWDTKIGEIGILGSAVGSQLKTRADRFQLSSFRVRNLYSNGDVVQNPDGQPAATITDQVLFPRGAVVGTQEFDRRRYGYAGAAQWRSPDNSMEAVFTFLRSDSRQAWTEHAVEIATDNVANNGDSRRVPGTTLEFDSSGMFESGVITGPNGWRADQNTGSARVPISGLQSNNIRRDHDEKLVTDDYGFNFRWDATENLGVNFDYQHVKSKTWIMDNGLWTSSYQDVAIDMNGGKGYPTVEFRAPQVCSGPAQNYTTGCSGAIGTANNPSYFGPGHTTFADPYNAFYRSAMDHIEDSDGNSDAARIDFDYKMEDSSFFKSVQAGYRYADRRQTARFSTYNWGRLSEQWGNDGPVWLTDPVDNVVGGTGGTAPTQFENFTYPKFFRGKFPDPLLGQGRVFYSGNSVKDYQAYIAYAGAINREWEPTVTGADGVVRNGGWNALGNRAGVIAGTPFLPGEINPIREENNAGYLLTKFDTDFKNGWNLSGNVGVRYTTTDRTADGFLAFPTPSSAFPTDAACTQAIAEAATSGQAIPAFCTFTPAVRAQARAYTNNALTPSSVKINYDYWLPNLNMKLTVDDGVQFRASYFKGVAPPSTGLTRNFFNVNLNTVQNVDANGNAIVGSYRLQGEFNAGNPYLRPTTADNYDLTAEWYFSNVGQLTGSLFYKRLKGVLTNSTVRYPLTNNGVTFDSIVTTPVNADEDGKIKGFEIAYQQTYDFLPSFLSGIGLQANYTYVDSKGVPQSTLSETDPDVGAGRVTTVDMTKLPLQGLSKHQFNITPFWDYGPISARISYSWRSDFVLTIRDVIFPYDPIINESGGQWDASFFYSFNDNFKLGVQGANLLNQVTKTSAVVTGPDGENVKVPRGWYMNDRRITAVARFTY; via the coding sequence ATGGATCGCCCCCGGAAGGGGTTGCGGCGGCGTCACGTCTTTGGCCGGACGCTGCAAGGTGGGGTTTCCATCGCGGCGCTGTGCGCCATCGCGACGGTCCTGCCGGCACAAGCCCAGCAGAATCAAAATGATACGCCCGTAGGTGGGCAGACCCCGGCACCAGTCGCTTCTTCCGTGACCGGAAATGACAGCGCTGTTCTGGTAGCCCAGGCCGCGACGCCTGCTGCTGATGGTTCTCTGGAAGAGATCATCGTCACCGGCTTCCGCAAGTCGCTGCAAAGCGCGCAGGAGATCAAGCAGAACGCCGACAGCATCGTCGACAGCGTAACTGCCGAAGATATCGGCGCGCTGCCCGACCGGTCGGTAACCGAAGCCCTGCAGCGTATCCCCGGCGTGTCCATCAACCGTTTCGCCGCCGGCGTGGACCCTGACCATTTCTCGGTCGAAGGTTCCGGCGTGGTGGTGCGCGGCCTGACCTATGTCCGGTCCGAATTTAACGGTCGTGAGGCATTCAGCGCCAATAATGGCCGCGCTCTTGGCTTTGCTGACGTGCCGTCCGAACTGATGGGCGGCGTGGATGTGTTCAAGTCACCGACCGCCGACCGCATTGAAGGCGGCATCGCCGGCGTCGTTAACCTGCGCACCCGCAAGCCGTTCGACAGCGCCGAGCGCATGCTGGCCGCGTCCGCCGAAATGTCCTATGGCGATTTCGTGAAGAAGACGGCGCCCACAGGCTCCATCCTCTATTCCGACCGCTGGGATACCAAGATCGGTGAGATCGGCATTCTGGGCAGTGCCGTGGGTTCGCAGCTGAAGACCCGCGCCGACCGTTTCCAGCTGTCCAGCTTCCGCGTCCGCAATCTCTATTCCAACGGCGACGTGGTCCAGAACCCCGACGGGCAGCCGGCGGCCACCATCACCGATCAGGTCCTGTTCCCGCGCGGTGCCGTGGTCGGCACGCAGGAATTCGACCGCCGCCGTTACGGCTATGCCGGCGCCGCGCAGTGGCGCAGCCCCGACAATTCGATGGAGGCCGTGTTCACCTTCCTGCGCTCTGACAGCCGTCAGGCCTGGACCGAACATGCCGTCGAAATCGCCACCGACAACGTTGCTAACAATGGCGACAGCCGCCGCGTGCCCGGCACCACGCTGGAATTCGACAGCTCCGGCATGTTCGAAAGCGGTGTGATCACCGGCCCCAATGGCTGGCGCGCCGATCAGAATACCGGTTCGGCCCGCGTGCCGATCAGCGGGTTGCAAAGCAACAATATCCGCCGTGACCATGATGAAAAGCTGGTCACCGACGATTACGGCTTCAATTTCCGTTGGGACGCGACAGAGAATTTGGGCGTCAATTTCGACTATCAGCATGTGAAGTCGAAGACCTGGATCATGGATAATGGTCTGTGGACCTCCAGCTACCAGGATGTCGCCATCGACATGAATGGCGGCAAGGGTTACCCGACCGTTGAATTCCGGGCACCGCAGGTCTGCTCCGGCCCCGCCCAGAACTATACGACGGGCTGCTCCGGTGCCATTGGCACCGCCAATAATCCCAGCTATTTCGGACCGGGCCACACGACTTTCGCCGATCCGTATAATGCCTTCTATCGCTCCGCGATGGACCATATCGAAGACAGCGACGGCAATTCCGACGCCGCCCGCATCGACTTCGATTACAAGATGGAAGATAGCAGCTTCTTCAAGTCGGTGCAGGCGGGTTACCGCTATGCCGACCGGCGTCAGACGGCGCGCTTCTCCACCTATAACTGGGGTCGTCTGTCGGAACAGTGGGGCAATGATGGCCCGGTCTGGCTGACCGATCCGGTGGACAATGTCGTCGGCGGCACCGGTGGCACGGCCCCGACCCAGTTTGAGAACTTCACCTATCCGAAATTCTTCCGGGGCAAGTTCCCCGACCCGCTGCTGGGTCAGGGCCGCGTGTTCTATTCCGGCAATTCGGTGAAGGATTATCAGGCCTATATCGCCTATGCCGGTGCCATCAACCGCGAATGGGAACCCACCGTCACGGGTGCCGATGGCGTGGTGCGCAATGGCGGCTGGAACGCGCTTGGCAACCGTGCGGGCGTCATTGCCGGCACGCCCTTCCTGCCGGGTGAAATCAACCCGATCCGGGAAGAGAACAATGCCGGCTACCTGCTGACCAAGTTCGATACCGACTTCAAGAATGGCTGGAACCTGAGCGGTAATGTCGGTGTCCGTTACACGACGACCGACCGCACTGCCGACGGCTTCCTTGCCTTCCCGACGCCCAGCTCCGCCTTCCCGACGGATGCCGCCTGTACGCAGGCGATTGCCGAAGCCGCCACCAGCGGTCAGGCCATCCCGGCCTTCTGTACCTTTACGCCGGCGGTCCGGGCCCAGGCGCGGGCCTATACCAACAACGCCCTGACGCCCAGCAGCGTGAAGATCAATTATGATTACTGGCTGCCCAACCTGAACATGAAGCTGACCGTCGATGACGGGGTGCAGTTCCGTGCGTCCTATTTCAAGGGCGTGGCGCCGCCTTCTACCGGCCTGACGCGTAACTTCTTCAACGTCAACCTGAATACGGTTCAGAATGTCGATGCCAATGGCAACGCCATTGTCGGCAGCTACCGCCTGCAGGGTGAGTTCAACGCCGGCAACCCGTATCTGCGCCCCACCACCGCCGACAATTATGACCTGACGGCGGAATGGTACTTCTCCAATGTCGGTCAGTTGACGGGTTCGCTGTTCTACAAGCGCCTGAAGGGCGTGTTGACCAACAGCACGGTCCGGTACCCGCTGACCAACAATGGCGTCACCTTCGACAGCATCGTCACGACGCCGGTGAATGCCGACGAAGACGGCAAGATCAAGGGCTTCGAAATCGCGTATCAGCAGACGTACGATTTCCTGCCCAGCTTCCTGTCGGGCATCGGTCTGCAGGCCAACTATACCTATGTCGACAGCAAGGGCGTGCCGCAAAGCACCCTGTCTGAAACCGACCCGGATGTGGGTGCCGGCCGTGTGACGACGGTGGACATGACCAAGCTGCCGTTGCAGGGCCTGTCGAAGCATCAGTTCAACATCACGCCCTTCTGGGATTACGGCCCGATTTCCGCCCGTATCTCCTATTCCTGGCGTTCGGACTTCGTACTGACGATCCGCGACGTGATCTTCCCCTATGACCCGATCATCAATGAATCGGGTGGTCAGTGGGATGCGTCGTTCTTCTACAGCTTCAATGACAATTTCAAGCTGGGTGTTCAGGGTGCCAACCTGCTGAACCAGGTCACCAAGACCTCGGCGGTGGTGACCGGCCCGGATGGTGAGAATGTCAAGGTGCCGCGCGGCTGGTACATGAACGACCGTCGTATCACGGCTGTCGCCCGCTTCACCTACTGA
- a CDS encoding tryptophan halogenase family protein: MKLYNTNTQSPVSVLIVGGGTAGWMTAAALSAKLAGTGVSIRLVESAEIGTVGVGEATVPHIRHFNASLGFDEADFMSRTEATFKLGIEFRDWGRKGDAYIHPFAAFGRDIGGVPFHHHWTRARRAGRVPAGGLDAVSLPIQAARLGRFGHPSPDPNSFFSTFSYAYQFDAGLYAAYLRSYAEARGVVRTEGKVRDVSVSADGHVQAVTMENGERIEADLFIDCSGFRGLIIEGALKTGYEDWTHFLPCDRAVAVPCANDAPPAPYTRATARDAGWMWRIPLQHRAGNGHVYCSGFITDDAAEQALLAQLDHPPQATPRRLRFTTGKRKRQWVGNVVAIGLSAGFLEPLESTSIHLIQLGIGRLLDLFPTSRDMDPLDAVEFNRLMDLEYERVRDFIILHYVATQRDDTPFWNHCRTMAIPDSLATKMDLFKERGIVTLYRDGMFLEPSWIAVYLGQNILPDQVDPRAALVPDAEIDRLIAMEAENCRRAASSMPAHGEILSRYKAQVPA, translated from the coding sequence ATGAAATTATATAATACAAATACGCAATCTCCGGTATCGGTGCTCATTGTCGGCGGCGGTACGGCCGGCTGGATGACGGCGGCAGCGCTGTCAGCGAAGCTGGCGGGGACGGGGGTTTCCATCCGGCTGGTGGAATCGGCGGAGATTGGGACCGTCGGGGTGGGCGAAGCGACCGTTCCCCATATCCGGCATTTCAACGCCAGTCTGGGCTTTGACGAGGCCGACTTCATGTCGCGCACCGAGGCCACGTTCAAACTGGGGATCGAGTTCCGGGACTGGGGCCGCAAGGGCGATGCCTATATCCATCCCTTCGCCGCCTTTGGCCGTGATATTGGCGGCGTGCCGTTCCATCATCACTGGACCCGCGCGCGCCGCGCCGGCCGCGTGCCGGCGGGCGGACTGGATGCCGTATCCCTGCCCATTCAGGCGGCGCGCCTGGGCCGTTTCGGCCACCCCTCGCCCGACCCGAACAGCTTTTTCTCCACCTTCTCCTATGCCTATCAGTTCGATGCCGGCCTTTATGCCGCTTACCTGCGTTCATACGCAGAGGCGCGGGGCGTGGTACGGACAGAGGGCAAGGTGCGCGACGTGTCCGTGAGCGCCGACGGCCATGTTCAGGCCGTGACCATGGAGAATGGGGAACGAATCGAAGCTGATCTGTTCATCGACTGTTCAGGCTTTCGCGGCCTGATCATCGAGGGGGCCTTGAAGACGGGGTATGAGGATTGGACGCATTTCCTGCCCTGTGACCGGGCGGTCGCGGTGCCCTGCGCCAATGATGCCCCCCCTGCCCCCTATACCCGCGCCACGGCCCGCGATGCCGGCTGGATGTGGCGCATCCCGTTGCAGCACCGGGCCGGCAACGGCCATGTCTATTGCAGCGGCTTTATCACTGATGACGCCGCCGAACAGGCGCTGCTGGCCCAACTGGACCACCCGCCACAGGCGACGCCCCGGCGGTTGCGCTTCACGACGGGCAAGCGCAAACGGCAATGGGTGGGTAATGTCGTCGCCATCGGCCTGTCGGCGGGGTTCCTGGAACCGCTGGAAAGCACGTCGATCCACCTGATCCAGTTGGGCATTGGCCGGCTGCTGGACCTGTTCCCCACCAGCCGGGATATGGACCCGCTGGACGCGGTGGAGTTCAACCGGCTGATGGACCTGGAATATGAACGGGTGCGGGATTTCATCATCCTGCATTATGTGGCGACCCAGCGCGACGACACGCCCTTCTGGAACCATTGCCGCACCATGGCCATTCCCGACAGTCTGGCCACCAAGATGGACCTGTTCAAGGAACGCGGCATCGTAACCCTGTACCGCGACGGCATGTTCCTGGAACCCAGCTGGATCGCCGTCTATCTGGGCCAGAACATCCTGCCGGATCAGGTGGACCCGCGCGCCGCCCTGGTGCCCGATGCGGAGATTGACCGGCTGATCGCCATGGAGGCGGAGAATTGCCGCCGGGCGGCGTCCAGCATGCCGGCCCATGGCGAGATCCTGTCCCGGTACAAGGCGCAGGTGCCGGCATGA
- a CDS encoding tryptophan 7-halogenase produces the protein MKPLHDIVIAGAGIAGWLAAASIARNHAGRGGSVTIIPLPGGDDSLDPFGPAAPLLPGGVEGLSALLGVTPADVMRAGGGGFSLGTAFQGWEGQGSVSFLPFGQTGAELRGVPFHHLIWRARAAGARVRMTDYSLATLAAQAERFALPSPDPRSVLSTLAPGGFADLRGLTELAKAQALVAGARLSPTPLSHVRRDGEGKVDALILSDDSAVPGDLFIDATGARALLADPGNGWHDWRHWLACDRFAVEPAATDGPPPPYALHSADATGWTRRIPLRRGAIVTRLGSGPGHFSSGRRDRAWDGNTIFLGAASCLLDPVGGVALALLIAAIRRLLSHYPVSPSTGPEAASFNRQAVEEAERARDFLILRYKANGRTGEAFWDAARAMDLPDPLAHKLSLYESRGRIPLYDGELFDRPDWINLMDNAGIRARRCDVQANGLSDGEIMAHLERLRGVLLRAAGEMPLHAQALAQLLGGTP, from the coding sequence ATGAAGCCGCTGCACGATATTGTCATTGCCGGGGCCGGCATTGCCGGCTGGCTGGCCGCAGCATCCATTGCCCGCAACCATGCGGGGCGCGGCGGGTCGGTGACCATCATCCCCCTGCCCGGCGGCGATGACAGTCTGGACCCGTTCGGACCTGCCGCCCCCCTGCTGCCCGGCGGGGTGGAGGGGCTGTCGGCGCTGCTGGGCGTGACCCCGGCGGACGTGATGCGCGCGGGCGGCGGCGGGTTCAGCCTGGGCACCGCCTTCCAGGGCTGGGAAGGACAGGGATCGGTCAGCTTTCTGCCATTCGGGCAGACGGGCGCGGAACTGCGGGGTGTCCCCTTCCATCATCTGATCTGGCGGGCGCGCGCGGCGGGTGCGCGGGTGCGGATGACGGATTATTCGCTGGCAACCCTGGCCGCACAGGCCGAACGTTTCGCCCTGCCCTCGCCTGATCCGCGTTCCGTCCTGTCCACCCTGGCCCCCGGCGGTTTTGCCGATCTGCGCGGTCTGACGGAGTTGGCCAAGGCCCAGGCGCTGGTCGCCGGTGCCCGCCTGTCCCCGACCCCGCTGTCGCATGTGCGGCGGGATGGGGAGGGAAAGGTCGATGCTCTTATCCTGTCCGATGACAGTGCAGTGCCGGGCGATCTGTTCATTGACGCCACCGGTGCGCGTGCCCTGCTGGCCGACCCTGGCAATGGCTGGCACGATTGGCGGCACTGGCTGGCCTGTGACCGGTTCGCAGTGGAACCGGCGGCGACCGACGGTCCGCCCCCGCCTTATGCGCTGCACAGCGCCGATGCCACCGGCTGGACCCGCCGCATTCCCCTGCGCCGGGGGGCCATTGTGACGCGGCTGGGCAGCGGGCCGGGCCACTTCAGCAGCGGGCGGCGGGACCGGGCCTGGGACGGCAATACAATCTTCCTGGGGGCAGCATCCTGCCTGCTGGACCCCGTCGGCGGTGTGGCGCTTGCCCTGCTGATCGCCGCCATACGCCGCCTGCTGTCACATTATCCCGTCTCCCCCAGCACCGGGCCGGAGGCGGCATCGTTCAACCGGCAGGCGGTGGAAGAGGCGGAGCGGGCGCGCGATTTCCTGATCCTGCGGTACAAGGCCAATGGCCGGACGGGTGAAGCCTTCTGGGACGCGGCCCGCGCCATGGACCTGCCCGACCCGCTGGCCCATAAACTGTCCCTGTACGAAAGCCGGGGACGCATCCCGCTTTATGATGGGGAACTGTTTGACCGGCCCGACTGGATCAATCTGATGGATAATGCCGGTATCCGGGCGCGGCGGTGTGATGTGCAGGCCAATGGGTTGAGCGACGGGGAGATCATGGCCCATCTGGAACGGCTGCGCGGGGTGCTGCTGCGCGCAGCGGGGGAGATGCCACTCCATGCCCAGGCCCTGGCCCAGTTGCTGGGAGGGACCCCATGA
- a CDS encoding tryptophan halogenase family protein, with amino-acid sequence MTRSPDPIRQIVIVGGGTAGWMAAAALSRLSANGATRITLVESDEIGTVGVGEATIPPIRQFNALLGLDENEFVSQTQGSMKLGIAFEGWTTARPRYLHPFGSFGFDMEAVKFHQFWLKLHAQGLASGIDDYNLCATMANREKFARPVADPSSVLSQITYAYHFDAGLYAAYLRRYAEARGVKRVEGKVASVPLRATDGFIEAVVLADGRRLEGDLFIDCSGFRGLLIEGALNSGYEDWTHWLPCDRALAVPSATIGPPKPYTRAIARDGGWQWRIPLQHRTGNGYVYCSQFVTDEQAADTLLSNLEGPALADPRPLRFTTGRRRKMWNRNCVALGLASGFLEPLESTSIHLIQAGISKLLALFPDRSFNPANEDAYNRLSAMQFEQVRDFIILHYVANDRPEPFWQRAAAMDIPDSLRQKIDLFRACGRLFRFEDELFSDNSWVAVLLGQGVIPERWDPLVDTIDPGLVRHNLDRLRAVFARAADAMPGHGDFLARMIKGHGT; translated from the coding sequence ATGACGCGCAGCCCCGATCCCATCCGCCAGATCGTCATTGTCGGCGGCGGCACCGCCGGCTGGATGGCCGCCGCCGCCCTGTCGCGCCTGTCGGCCAATGGTGCGACGCGCATCACCCTGGTGGAAAGCGACGAGATTGGCACCGTCGGCGTGGGGGAGGCGACGATCCCCCCCATCCGGCAATTCAACGCCCTGCTGGGCCTGGACGAGAACGAGTTCGTGTCCCAGACCCAGGGCAGCATGAAACTGGGCATTGCGTTTGAAGGCTGGACCACGGCACGCCCCCGTTACCTGCACCCGTTCGGGTCCTTCGGCTTTGATATGGAGGCGGTGAAGTTCCACCAATTCTGGCTGAAGCTGCACGCACAGGGGCTGGCCAGCGGCATTGATGATTACAATCTCTGCGCCACCATGGCGAACAGGGAGAAATTCGCCCGGCCTGTGGCCGACCCTTCGTCGGTCCTGTCCCAGATCACCTACGCCTATCATTTCGATGCCGGGCTTTATGCCGCCTATCTGCGCCGCTATGCGGAGGCGCGGGGGGTGAAACGGGTGGAGGGCAAGGTGGCATCGGTGCCGTTGCGTGCCACGGACGGGTTCATTGAGGCGGTGGTGTTAGCCGATGGGCGGCGGCTGGAGGGTGACCTGTTCATCGATTGCTCGGGCTTTCGCGGCCTGCTGATCGAAGGAGCCTTGAACAGCGGGTACGAAGACTGGACGCACTGGCTGCCCTGCGACCGCGCGCTGGCCGTGCCGTCGGCCACTATCGGCCCGCCCAAACCCTATACCCGCGCCATCGCACGGGACGGCGGCTGGCAATGGCGCATCCCATTGCAGCACCGCACCGGCAATGGCTATGTCTATTGCAGTCAGTTCGTGACCGACGAACAGGCCGCCGACACGCTTCTGTCCAATCTGGAAGGCCCGGCGCTGGCCGATCCCCGCCCACTGCGCTTCACCACGGGGCGGCGGCGCAAGATGTGGAACCGCAATTGCGTGGCGCTGGGGCTGGCGTCGGGGTTCCTGGAACCGCTGGAAAGCACCTCGATCCACCTGATCCAGGCCGGCATTTCCAAGCTGCTGGCCCTGTTCCCGGACCGGTCCTTCAACCCGGCCAATGAGGATGCCTATAACCGGCTGTCCGCGATGCAGTTCGAACAGGTACGGGATTTCATCATCCTGCACTATGTCGCCAACGACCGCCCCGAACCCTTCTGGCAACGCGCGGCGGCGATGGATATCCCCGACAGCCTGCGGCAGAAGATCGACCTGTTCCGCGCCTGTGGCCGGCTGTTCCGGTTTGAGGATGAGCTGTTCAGCGATAATAGCTGGGTCGCCGTCCTGCTGGGCCAGGGGGTGATCCCCGAACGCTGGGACCCGCTGGTTGACACCATTGATCCCGGCCTTGTCCGCCATAATCTGGACCGTCTGCGCGCCGTCTTTGCCCGCGCCGCCGACGCCATGCCGGGCCATGGCGACTTCCTGGCCCGCATGATCAAGGGTCATGGGACATGA
- a CDS encoding tryptophan halogenase family protein: MSSDRRIRRITIVGGGTAGWMSAATFARILGPDYAEITLVESDEIGIVGVGEATIPQMATFNRMLGIDEDEFLRATKGSFKLGIQFVDWGRKGHTYFHPFGHIGLHMEGVSFHAYWLRLKQAGLVDRIEDWSLQAVASARGKFMRAINAGRSPLSEIAYAFHFDAGLYARYLRGFAEARGVVRREGKIVRVHQHPETGFVQSVELADGTKVEGDLFIDCSGFRGLLIEGTLKAGYADWSHHLPCNRAVAVPCEGTEAMTPYTRSTARAAGWQWRIPLQHRIGNGHVFCSEYMSDDEAVSVLLSNLDGKPLADPRFVPFQTGHRRKMWDKNVVAIGLSSGFLEPLESTSIWLIQSGLSRLMAMFPDLDFDPVTRDRYNRILTTEYAEIRDFLILHYKATERDDSPFWNYCRTMPVPERLQEKMDVFLAHGRTFRENEELFNDTSWFAVMLGQLMVPRGYDPVANILSLEETKARLAHIKDAISNSADYMPTHREFIRQHCGA, from the coding sequence ATGAGCAGCGACCGCCGTATCCGCCGCATCACCATCGTTGGCGGCGGCACCGCCGGGTGGATGAGTGCCGCCACCTTCGCCCGTATCCTGGGGCCCGATTATGCCGAGATCACGCTGGTCGAAAGCGATGAGATCGGGATCGTCGGCGTGGGCGAGGCGACGATCCCGCAGATGGCGACCTTCAACCGCATGCTGGGCATCGATGAGGATGAGTTCCTGCGCGCCACCAAGGGCAGTTTCAAGCTGGGCATCCAATTCGTGGATTGGGGCCGCAAAGGTCATACCTATTTCCACCCGTTCGGCCATATCGGCCTGCATATGGAAGGCGTGTCCTTTCACGCCTACTGGCTGCGCCTGAAACAGGCGGGGCTGGTGGACCGGATCGAGGATTGGTCCTTGCAGGCCGTGGCCAGCGCGCGCGGCAAGTTCATGCGCGCCATCAATGCCGGCCGCTCGCCTTTGTCGGAAATCGCCTATGCCTTCCATTTCGATGCCGGTCTCTATGCCCGCTATCTGCGCGGCTTTGCCGAGGCGCGGGGCGTGGTGCGGCGGGAGGGCAAGATCGTCCGCGTGCATCAGCATCCCGAAACCGGCTTTGTGCAATCCGTCGAACTGGCTGACGGCACGAAGGTGGAAGGTGACCTGTTCATCGATTGCTCCGGTTTCCGGGGTCTGCTGATCGAAGGCACCTTGAAGGCCGGTTATGCCGACTGGTCCCACCACCTGCCCTGTAACCGGGCCGTCGCGGTCCCATGCGAGGGGACGGAGGCCATGACGCCCTATACCCGCTCCACCGCGCGGGCCGCCGGCTGGCAATGGCGCATCCCGTTGCAGCACCGGATCGGCAACGGCCACGTCTTCTGCTCCGAGTATATGAGCGATGATGAGGCGGTATCGGTCCTGCTCTCCAACCTGGATGGCAAGCCGCTGGCCGACCCGCGCTTTGTACCATTTCAGACGGGGCACCGGCGGAAGATGTGGGACAAGAATGTGGTCGCCATCGGCCTGTCCTCGGGCTTCCTTGAACCGCTGGAATCAACCTCGATCTGGTTGATCCAGTCGGGCCTGTCGCGCCTCATGGCCATGTTCCCGGACCTGGATTTCGACCCCGTCACCCGCGACCGCTATAACCGCATCCTGACCACCGAATATGCCGAAATCCGCGACTTCCTGATCCTGCATTACAAGGCCACCGAACGCGACGACAGCCCCTTCTGGAACTATTGCCGCACCATGCCCGTGCCGGAGCGGTTGCAGGAAAAGATGGATGTCTTCCTGGCCCATGGCCGGACCTTCCGGGAGAATGAAGAGCTGTTCAACGACACCAGCTGGTTCGCTGTCATGCTGGGCCAATTGATGGTGCCGCGTGGGTATGACCCCGTCGCCAATATCCTGAGCCTGGAGGAAACCAAGGCGCGGCTGGCCCATATCAAGGACGCGATCAGCAATTCCGCCGATTACATGCCGACGCATCGGGAGTTCATCCGGCAGCATTGCGGGGCGTGA
- a CDS encoding type II toxin-antitoxin system Phd/YefM family antitoxin gives MQSVKLADAKAHLSELIGQVEAGETVHITRHGKPVAQLVPVARERKPLPMDEIRALTADLPLQAEDGGEFMRRMRDDARY, from the coding sequence ATGCAAAGCGTGAAGCTGGCGGATGCCAAGGCCCATCTCAGCGAATTGATCGGGCAGGTGGAGGCCGGGGAAACCGTCCACATCACCCGCCACGGCAAGCCAGTGGCGCAACTGGTACCTGTCGCGCGGGAAAGAAAGCCATTGCCGATGGATGAGATACGGGCTCTGACTGCCGATCTTCCGCTACAGGCGGAAGATGGCGGTGAATTTATGCGCCGCATGCGCGACGATGCCAGATATTGA
- a CDS encoding type II toxin-antitoxin system VapC family toxin, with amino-acid sequence MLYLDTSILVTVFTPEPETPKVQNWLEARMAEHLVISDWVITEFSAALSLKLRTGQVSGDQRARALNLFNRAVADNISIAPVVQKHFTLATRFANQASSGLRAGDALHLAIAADIGAVLCTRDRRLLEAAIAQAVPALAP; translated from the coding sequence ATGCTGTATCTGGATACATCCATTCTGGTAACGGTTTTCACGCCAGAGCCGGAAACCCCAAAGGTCCAGAATTGGCTGGAAGCCAGGATGGCAGAGCATCTGGTCATCAGTGACTGGGTGATAACTGAATTCTCGGCCGCGTTATCGTTGAAGCTACGAACGGGGCAAGTGTCGGGAGACCAAAGGGCCCGCGCACTCAACCTGTTCAACCGCGCGGTCGCGGACAACATCAGCATCGCGCCAGTCGTTCAGAAGCATTTCACGTTGGCCACTCGCTTCGCAAATCAGGCCAGCAGTGGACTGCGTGCTGGCGATGCCCTGCATCTCGCCATTGCCGCCGACATTGGTGCCGTCCTCTGTACACGCGATCGCCGGTTGCTGGAAGCCGCCATCGCGCAGGCGGTCCCCGCATTGGCCCCCTGA